The following proteins are encoded in a genomic region of Bosea beijingensis:
- a CDS encoding VpsF family polysaccharide biosynthesis protein (VpsF, distantly related to oligosaccharide ligases, is encoded next to the probable flippase VpsE.) — MRAASSGASAGLQVAPGWARLDGLSRIMLIAAVLVLFCVSGGMLWLVGYNYDGLTGSAASKIHPSTYLIVLAFCWSVIASGDPVSRSIHLASVRPATLLMLLVTIAVIIVTILRGGAGIGGMVDTYIASCLLVFLLADADDETMATLTALLHVVMTLNALLALAEFVTQIRLFPYRFDGIAFETDTRSAALHGHPLANAMITACYLMALISGARPLSPAVRGTLIALQSAALVVFGGRTALLVSLALGLCYGIAMLFSSLRGGRVPLVGAAIACVLAAFLPVAIGGLAVLGFFDDLATRFVSDGGSANARKEMLDLLGMFSLGDLVFGPDNDLVDTLRRVNGLEWGIENPFIRMVLYQGAIVTALVTVAFGLFMYEFARVGRAGGVWLPMVVWIILLNGSESIATKTNLPAKFAIVVFCLYRPERPARTEPLSPASAARVPRSWPDRAAG, encoded by the coding sequence ATGCGCGCCGCCAGCTCCGGCGCCTCAGCAGGGCTCCAGGTAGCGCCCGGCTGGGCCCGGCTCGACGGCCTGAGCCGCATCATGCTCATCGCCGCTGTGCTCGTGCTGTTCTGCGTCTCCGGCGGCATGCTCTGGCTCGTCGGCTACAATTACGACGGCCTCACCGGCTCGGCCGCGAGCAAGATCCATCCCTCGACCTACCTGATCGTGCTGGCCTTCTGCTGGAGCGTGATCGCCAGCGGCGATCCGGTCAGCCGCAGCATCCATCTCGCAAGCGTCCGCCCGGCGACATTGCTGATGCTGCTCGTCACCATCGCCGTCATCATCGTGACCATCCTGCGCGGCGGCGCCGGCATCGGCGGCATGGTCGACACCTATATCGCCTCCTGCCTGCTGGTCTTCCTGCTTGCCGATGCCGATGACGAGACCATGGCAACGCTGACCGCGCTTCTGCATGTCGTGATGACGCTGAACGCCCTGCTCGCGCTCGCCGAATTCGTCACCCAGATTCGCCTCTTTCCCTACCGCTTCGACGGCATCGCCTTCGAGACCGACACGCGCTCGGCTGCGCTGCACGGCCACCCGCTGGCCAATGCCATGATCACCGCCTGCTATCTGATGGCGCTGATCAGCGGCGCCCGGCCCCTGTCGCCGGCTGTCCGCGGCACGCTGATCGCATTGCAGAGTGCGGCCCTCGTCGTCTTCGGCGGCCGCACGGCACTGCTGGTCTCGCTGGCGTTGGGCCTGTGCTACGGCATCGCCATGCTGTTTTCCTCGCTGCGCGGCGGACGGGTCCCGCTGGTCGGCGCGGCGATCGCCTGCGTGCTGGCGGCATTCCTGCCGGTTGCGATCGGCGGGCTGGCGGTGCTCGGCTTCTTCGACGACCTCGCCACGCGCTTCGTCTCGGACGGCGGCAGCGCCAATGCGCGCAAGGAGATGCTCGACCTGCTCGGCATGTTCTCGCTGGGCGATCTCGTCTTCGGCCCGGACAACGACCTCGTCGACACGCTCAGGCGCGTCAACGGCCTGGAATGGGGCATCGAAAACCCCTTCATCCGCATGGTGCTCTACCAGGGCGCGATCGTCACCGCACTGGTGACCGTGGCCTTCGGCCTGTTCATGTACGAGTTCGCAAGGGTCGGGCGGGCCGGCGGCGTCTGGCTGCCGATGGTCGTCTGGATCATCCTGCTGAACGGCTCGGAGAGCATCGCGACCAAGACGAACCTGCCCGCCAAGTTCGCGATCGTCGTATTCTGTCTGTATCGGCCCGAGCGCCCTGCCCGAACCGAGCCGCTCAGCCCGGCATCCGCAGCCCGAGTGCCTCGATCATGGCCGGATCGAGCTGCCGGCTGA